The Pseudoalteromonas translucida KMM 520 genome segment GTAAAAAGACTATAACCTACTTCTTAACCTTGCCTTTTAGAACATAGATCTCGCCATCGAAGCTTCCCTGAATCGTCAATCCTTGTCCCGCTAATTCTTTCAGATACTCTATATGATCTTCAGTGATATGCTGTCCCGGAACCAACAGTGGAATGCCAGGTGGATATGGCGTAACTAAACCGGCACAAATGCGGTTGTTACTTTTGCTAATAGGCACAGATTCGCGCTCGCCATAAAAAGCATCGCTTGGAATACAAGCTAGGTCGATGGCAGGCAAATTCTCCGGCAAGCGGGAGCGACGCGACGATGTTGAGAGCTTCACCTTACCGCTGTCGAGTTTTTTTAATGCATTGTACAGACGAATGATCTTCGAACGTGTGCCTCCAAGCGTCAGTAAAACCAAGATGGTGCTGTGGGTGTATTTTTCTATTTCTAGCCCAATTTCATCTAGCAGGAATTTATGAATATCCTTTAATGAATAAGGTAATTGACTAATGTCGATGAGAATTTTTAGTGGATCATGGCCCATATTGTCTCCGCTAAAATGCGGAAATATTTCCATAAAGTCTTGCTTACCAAGCACTTTAATATGGTTAAGCGAGGCCATTTGTTGTTTAAATTCTTCCACATGTTTTAACAAGGCATTGAGCAGCTTATAGCCTTCCATTTCTAACTGCTTTTGGCACACGTCAAGTGACGCTATAAGTTGATACTTCGGCGATGTGCTGGCGTAAATACTGTAAATCTCTCGAAAGAAATCGGCATCAAAATCAGGATCGTTAATATGAATATAAGACGCCTGAGAAAACGCCGATACCACTTTATGCGCAGAATGGGTGATATAGTCGGCCCCAGCATGAATGGCAGAATAATAGCGTAAGCTGGGGTGAAAAAGGGAGTAAGCAAACCACGCTTCGTCGATAAACACTTTAATACCATGTTGATGGGCAAAAGCTACCACTTGTTTCAGATCGCTAAGTAAGCCATCGTAAGTGCAACCAGTGAGAACCAGCAATTTTGCATCGGTATTTTGCTCGATCGCCTGCTTTATGTCGGCCAACGAAGGTGGCGCGAAGATCCCATATTTAGGATTTAAAATACTCGATAAATAAATGGGAAAGCTAGCTGATTGCAAGATGCCATAGTGCACAGACTTATGACAATTTCGGTCGATGATTACTTTATCGCCCTTGCGCAGCAGGGTCTGTAAAATGATTTTATTTGAGGTAGATGAACCGTTCGTAACGAAATAGGTATGCTTAACTTCAAACGTCGCCGCTGCTGATTCTTGAGCACGGCCAATGGTATTGGTACTGTCTGACAATGAACCTAACGAATCGACTGAAACCGACAGGTCGCCAACAAATACATTACGGCCATAAAACTGATAAAAATCTTTGATATAAGGGGAGTTTCTAAAGCTAGAACCGCCGCTATGGCCAGGTGTGTGCCATGAATCGTTTGCTTCGCCAACATAACGGCGATATGCCGTCCAGAATGGGGTTTCTCCTCGATCATCGAAGTCGTTGATCATATAACCTAAAATTGCTTCTGGGTCAGAAATCACCTCATCTTTAAAAAAGAAAGACTCAATTTCCCCCGACTCGTTAACTATTTCTAATCCTTTAGTGTCGTCGCCGATAACATACACAGGCAACTCGATACGGATCCCTTTTAACTGCTCGATAAAGCGACTATATGTTCTCTCGCCCTTGTTGTGCACATCCCAACTGAGAACCACAGCTTGAATATCACCATCTTCTTCTACATATTCCAACGCTTGCTTGAGATCAAGACATTCAATTATGTCGATATGAACATCATTTCGCTCAAAATTAGGGATCGTTTTCGATAGATTCGTTGAAAGCTCTTGCAAGATGATAGGGTCTTGCTCAATTAACAAGATACGAAGTAAAGGTAACATAGGCGTTTTCGCAATAAAATTTCATAATGTTTAGTAGCATAACCAAAGGATTGATACTTGTGAAATTAATACTTTGAAAATGTTCTATTAAATGCGCAAAATCACGAATAAATAGATTTTATTTAAATTGACTTACAAGGTATGAAAAATCAAAGGTGACTAAAGTCAGGCACCTACTTTAATAAACAAAAAGTAATACTGGAATGCGCATTAATTATTGAGTTGAAGTAGCTCATATCTGACTTACAGCTATGAGCGAGAAGCGGTCAGTCAGGGTTAATTGGCATTAACTAAGCACTAAAAGGGAACTTTTCCCTTTTTTACATAGTGAAATAACCTACAATAAGCATGATATTTATAGCTGGCAATAGGTTACGCTATTTGCTATTAATAAAAAATCATAAAATAAGGACGTTTTCGCGCTAAAATAGGGAAAGTGTTCTCTGCTAAAGCTGTTAGGCGATAATTCATAGGTATATTTACAATATGTCAGAAGCACAGGGGTTCCTAGATTCAATTCAATGTTTTGATTTATGGTTATTTAAAGCTGATGGGTTACTTACTGCCGCATTAGAATTAACAAAGTCATCAAATGCTTTACGTCAGGAACTATCCAGTGTTGCTGATACTCATAAAGGGCATGAAGAGCGCTGGCAAAACTCACTACATTTGAATGGTTCTGCGAGTTTATTATATGGGTATGCGCTTGAAACTCTGTTTAAAGGGATTCTGTTAAAGCACAAACCAGAGTCTATTGAATTAGAAATGACAATGAATGGTTCTGGTGAAATTGGCAGTGCAAAAATTAATAAACTTGGTGTTCAAATGAATAAAGGTCATGATTTAGTCGTACTAGCTAATGAAATTGGTTTGTTTAAGTTAATTGAAAATCCGAAGCAAGCTAAAAAAACACTCAATTATTTAAGTGAGTGTGTAAAATGGAGATCAAGATATCCAGCACCACAAGAGTCTAAGAAAAATAGACGTTTGACAGGTGAAGAAGCTACAGATTTTATGGTAAACAGTATTTTTATTCACTTTGACCCAATTTATTTAAAATCACTAGAAATAGCAGAAAATGGGATCCCGGAATAATGCTCTAACCGTCCGCCGTTGGCACTTTTACGAAGTTCGGCTGTGAGCGAGTAGCTGTCATTCAAGTGGATCGTCATTAACTTAGTAAGAATAAGAGGACACCTTCCTCTTTTTTACATGTTTATATAAATAACAGAAAGCATAATATTTATAGCTGGCAATGACTTAAACTGTTTGCTATTAATGTAAGTTCGAAAAATAAGGACGTTTTCACGCTAAAAAAGGGAAAGTGTCCTCTGATAAAGTTGTTAACCCTTTAAGCATACAACGGAGATGTATCATGCTGAGCCATTCATTTGAAGATCTAGCACAAACCTTTAGAGTTCTTATCGAGGCGCAATTTAAATTAGGTCAATTGATCACTATAGATCGACCCGAAGCTGTTGGGAATATTGAAACTTCAGTAAATGCTATGTTGAATGCTTTTTCTAATCTATACGACTTAATGCAGCAAGAGCTTGATTCACCCGTAGATTGGTATGCAACGCCTGAGTTATGTGTAATTCTTGCCATTAGAAATGCAAGACACCATAACAATGCCAATCGAATTAGAACAATTTATAATTACCATGTTCAGAATTCATCTTCTCCAACAGATACATCTAAATACTTTTATGTAAATTTCCCTGCTAATCCAAATGAAGAGGGAGGTGGCTTCTTTGATGTTGGTATTTCTTGGGGAGATTTATCACTACTATTAGATATGCCTAGAAGCCAATCTAGGTTAAGAAGTAGTGCGAGAGAATTAATTCGTAACTACCTCAATGCAGATCAATTTGAAGCTGACGCAGTTGCAGCTGGCTTAACAAATGATGACATTTTCATAAATTTTGTGCCTTTGGCTACAAATGCAGGAATAGCTTTATCTCCATATATTCGAGACCATATACAGGCAGCTTCAACAGAGGCTACTGCATTTTTATCTCACTTTGAAAATGTAGCTCCTGCAATTACACAAAGCCATGATAGTGAAAAAATAGAATTTATGCTCCCTGCCTAAAAAGGGTTAACAACACGCCCTGAGGTGGACAGCAAGCACTAAAGTTCACTTTCCACCGCAAATTTTAACAGCGGTGATCCCTTACTTTTCAATGCGATTAAGTAAGTTGATTCATCGTAGGGCGTATGTGTTTTCCAGCACCTAAATAGTATTCTTATCCACTTAAATGCTAATGATCTGATGATGGTATTATGGGGTTTTCCTTTGGCCTCTTGCTGCCGATAATATGCTTTTGCCCAAAATGAATAACGCACAGATAATCCTGCCCATTCAACAAATGTTTGCCTTAAAAATTTAGTGCACGAATATCGCCAGTGTATCCATTCCTTCTTGCCACTGCGCTCGGTAACAGGGGCAATGCCTGCGTATTTTTGTATGTCAGCAGCGCACTTATAACGGTCACGATTTGACCCCATAGCGGCTAATAACCGAGGCGCTAATTGTGGTCCTGCACCTGGTAAACTATCAAAAATAGCGCGATCTGAATGTTGCTTATAAAGCGTTTTAATTTCGTCATCAAATCGGGTTATTGCCTGCATTAGATGTTTGAGTTGAGGAACAACACGCCCTGAGGTGGACGACTAGTAAAATTTAGCTATTAATTGCAAATTTTAAAAGTGGTGAGCCTCTGCGTTTTAATGCAGCTAAATACGTCGATTCATCGTAGGGTGTATTCGTTTTCCAACACCTAAATACAATCCTTATCCATTTAAATGCCAGTGATCTAATAATGCTGCTATGCGGCTTACCCTTGGCTTTTTGTTGCTCATAATACGCTTTAGCCCAAAATGAATAACGAATAGAAAAGCCTGCCCATTCTACAAATGTTTGCCTTAAAAAAGTGGGGCAACTATAACGCCAATGCGTCCACATCTTTTG includes the following:
- a CDS encoding aminotransferase class V-fold PLP-dependent enzyme, giving the protein MLPLLRILLIEQDPIILQELSTNLSKTIPNFERNDVHIDIIECLDLKQALEYVEEDGDIQAVVLSWDVHNKGERTYSRFIEQLKGIRIELPVYVIGDDTKGLEIVNESGEIESFFFKDEVISDPEAILGYMINDFDDRGETPFWTAYRRYVGEANDSWHTPGHSGGSSFRNSPYIKDFYQFYGRNVFVGDLSVSVDSLGSLSDSTNTIGRAQESAAATFEVKHTYFVTNGSSTSNKIILQTLLRKGDKVIIDRNCHKSVHYGILQSASFPIYLSSILNPKYGIFAPPSLADIKQAIEQNTDAKLLVLTGCTYDGLLSDLKQVVAFAHQHGIKVFIDEAWFAYSLFHPSLRYYSAIHAGADYITHSAHKVVSAFSQASYIHINDPDFDADFFREIYSIYASTSPKYQLIASLDVCQKQLEMEGYKLLNALLKHVEEFKQQMASLNHIKVLGKQDFMEIFPHFSGDNMGHDPLKILIDISQLPYSLKDIHKFLLDEIGLEIEKYTHSTILVLLTLGGTRSKIIRLYNALKKLDSGKVKLSTSSRRSRLPENLPAIDLACIPSDAFYGERESVPISKSNNRICAGLVTPYPPGIPLLVPGQHITEDHIEYLKELAGQGLTIQGSFDGEIYVLKGKVKK